Proteins encoded together in one Microcaecilia unicolor chromosome 3, aMicUni1.1, whole genome shotgun sequence window:
- the LOC115466287 gene encoding protein Bouncer-like, translating into MKLLLVLMLSAWLCADLGQTQSQNLDCYQCKFRFNSYCMHTISPVISCLRSDNFCGTTKVSIGTNMVYSMTGCILNSECNRTLQEQSPTKFINYNTTCCYGNLCNSSPHLTLSLLSGLGVLVRLLLV; encoded by the exons ATGAAGTTACTGCTGGTCCTCATGTTATCAGCTTGGCTCTGTGCCGATCTAG GTCAAACACAATCTCAGAACCTTGACTGTTACCAATGCAAATTCAGATTCAACTCTTATTGCATGCATACCATCAGTCCTGTGATCAGTTGCCTCAGGAGTGATAATTTCTGTGGTACCACCAAAGTCTCTATAG gcaCCAACATGGTTTATAGCATGACAGGCTGTATCCTAAACAGTGAATGCAACCGGACCCTGCAAGAACAGAGTCCAACAAAGTTTATAAACTACAACACGACATGCTGTTACGGCAACCTGTGCAACTCCAGCCCACACCTGACGCTTTCCCTGCTCTCCGGACTGGGGGTACTGGTCCGCTTGCTGTTAGTATAA